In Heptranchias perlo isolate sHepPer1 chromosome 16, sHepPer1.hap1, whole genome shotgun sequence, one genomic interval encodes:
- the uraha gene encoding 5-hydroxyisourate hydrolase isoform X1, whose translation MESAVARLPYLGSDFWPVRWGEEKYKSHNLLFHNIYVNQREVDAGVRGGNTAAEFKSRRSDLSGIWLEHFRDSCLVAGGYLGTGKFGKNNFHGRVTNSDGRCPGLLTSQTFISGIYKMKFATDEYWQSLKMASFYPYIEIVFNISDASQKYHIALLLSPFSYSTYRGS comes from the exons ATGGAGAGCGCTGTTGCACGCCTCCCTTATTtggggagcgatttctggccagTTAGGTGGGGAGAAGAAAAATACAAATCCCATAATCTGCTGTTCCACAACATTTATGTAAATCAACGTGAAGTTGATGCTGGTGTACGTGGCGGCAACACAGCAGCGGAGTTTAAATCCCGGAGATCAGACCTATCAGGCATTTGGTTGGAGCACTTCCGAGATTCGTGCCTCGTTGCTGGCGGATACCTCGGAACCGGCAAGTTCGGGAAAAATAACTTCCACGGCAG GGTTACTAACTCAGATGGCAGGTGCCCAGGTTTACTTACATCACAAACTTTTATTTCTGGGATATACAAGATGAAATTTGCGACAGACGAGTACTGGCAATCGTTGAAGATGGCCAGCTTCTACCCGTACATAGAG ATTGTCTTCAACATCTCAGATGCAAGTCAGAAGTACCACATTGCTCTTCTCCTGAGTCCCTTCTCATACAGTACCTATCGAGGATCCTAA
- the uraha gene encoding 5-hydroxyisourate hydrolase isoform X2, whose amino-acid sequence MAQSPLTTHILNTAQGVPAAHVAVSVSRLENKEWREVARGVTNSDGRCPGLLTSQTFISGIYKMKFATDEYWQSLKMASFYPYIEIVFNISDASQKYHIALLLSPFSYSTYRGS is encoded by the exons ATGGCACAGAGCCCTCTAACAACCCACATACTCAACACGGCACAAGGTGTCCCTGCTGCTCATGTGGCTGTCAGCGTTTCCAGACTAGAGAACAAAGAATGGAGAGAGGTTGCAAGAGG GGTTACTAACTCAGATGGCAGGTGCCCAGGTTTACTTACATCACAAACTTTTATTTCTGGGATATACAAGATGAAATTTGCGACAGACGAGTACTGGCAATCGTTGAAGATGGCCAGCTTCTACCCGTACATAGAG ATTGTCTTCAACATCTCAGATGCAAGTCAGAAGTACCACATTGCTCTTCTCCTGAGTCCCTTCTCATACAGTACCTATCGAGGATCCTAA